TCAATCCGTCATCAAAGTAAAGCTCATCAAAGctctgataaaaaaataaaatttagcaCTAAAATCCATTTCCATCAGTGCATATTGAGTGTTTCCTTATGTACAAACCATAAGAATTATCACTGGTCAAGAGCAGAATGACAACAGCTAAAAACCTCTAAGATTtaactaaaaatgaaatttcaacCCAAGTTTTAAGCACAAAGTTACTCACTATCCTCCTAACAGATCTCAGAGACCTAAATTACCCCCAAAGGCAGCAAAGGACCGTGTAAGAGTGTTTAGTGCAGACTGACTCCATTCAGCTGATGGCCCGTGGATGTGCTGCCgagctggattttgggatcaaAGCCCCGGCACAGGCGCGTCCTACAGCGAGTGGATACTGCCCAAACAAAGGTTCCACGGGAGACACTGCTCCCTGAACCAACCATCCTTTAACCACTCCAACCAGTCATTTCTGTAGGATCCGTCAAAGCAAAGCCTCAGGTGCCCTCTGCTGGCTCTTGAACGACTgaacagaaatgttaaaattgaAGATTTTTAGGGCTGGGAAAGTCAAACTGAATCCCAAACTCAAACCCACATCACCTCCTTGCCGGTTTTCCAGTGGCCCCTTGTTCTGTGTGTAAGGGCAGAAAACCCTCAGAGATGTTTAAGCACGGGGCTCTCTCCATATCAGactaaacatttttaaacaccCCATAAAATTAGAGTTGATGTTGTTACACTTAATATTAATTACTCCCCAATTGTCCCAAATCTCTCTCAGTAGTactctctttattttcttcttgttttctccCCATAAAGATTGAATTTTCTGGATGCCTTCCCACAGGAAAGAAATCCCATCTGTTTGTCCATCCATGTACAGAGACCTGTAGCAGCCACACAACCTGGACACACACCCAGAATGAGTTGTCtgtacaattttattttccacctGCAGTTACATTTACAAACTGTCCCATACAAGTAAAGCAGTTTTCAAAGTGAACTCAACCAGAGCTACAAAAATTATTCTCTTCTCTATACACGGCACCAGTTTCAGAATTTATGTCTATACACAACTGCTGATTATGTTCAACAAAAATTCACTATTTTTTGGCTCCAAGGATCTCCACAAAGGCAACTGTATAAGTTTTATCCCGTTGCAATCATGACATTAAagttcttgtttttgttttgcttccctctcctttcaTCTGAAGCTTTGCATGGCTTTGTTTTGGATTCTAAAGAATACAAAGCTACCAGAAAccagcagttttaaaaataaaggataaaaatgCTGAGCAAAACCATCCAGCAACATATCAAGCAATGTTTCACTTTAGATGTGCCTGCTCATCAGCAGAAATATTGACATTTTAACTGGCAATAAGGTTCCAGAAAAGCACAAACAAGTGATTTAACATGAAATGAACTTTACAAACAGTCAACTTACAGAGACAAAACAAGGTCGGAGtgaggagccagagctgctcagggaagagaaatgttttgaagAGCCGGAAGGGAGGAAGGATGAAACTCAAATATTGCTTTAAGAGTAACTTTCAGCTTTAAGCATTTCCAAATGCCGTaagaaaaatgtatgtatttaaaatataacgTCAACCTTTCTGGATGCAGCTCGCAGCCAGGAGTGAAAGCATTTCCCCAGGAGAGGGCAGGAGTTCTGtacacaggagctgccagccccaaaCACTGGCACGGCTGGAATACACAGCAACTCCTGGAGTGGAGTCAACAGGGCAAAAATTCCCTGTCTCAAACACCTATTTCTGCCTAAGCCTCTTTGCACCACAGTCCCACAGACATAACTTTAATTATGTCAGTCAAACCTTTGTATTTGTTAATTCTTTTCAAGAAACAACAGTGGAAATCTGCACTGGTTCTGGAGTTCACCAGCCTGGGATAAGATCAAAACTCCACAACaatcaataaaataatgaagCTTATTTAACCTTTCTGTTGTAGCAACCTCAGCCCCAGTCtatttttaaatccctccaagGCTCACAGCAAGGCAACAGACTGGGAAAATCAACCATGTGGGAGCTCAGAATTGCTGTCTGACCCTCAACTAATTCCAGAATGGCCCAAATCAGTCTAACAGCAGCATCATTTTTAACATTAGAAAAGCCAGACACAGTAGCTGGAGCTGTCTGCTTTCAGACACTGAATCCTCAGTAGTTCATGGACAGCTCTGAGTAAACTCCGGTGTGGAGCAATTCCACAGCAGGAAGCTTCCAGCACTCCCATGATATGAAGTAACTGAAtaagaaaaagctgaaggaagTCCAGCAAggcaaaggcacacacacagtCACCCCAGCTGGGCAACTGGGTTGCATAGATACACCATGACCTTGGTTACAATGttcagagcagccagggaagaaaatgcagggaaaagtTCCTTTCTAGGATGTTTTATTAATCATTGGAAGGAATCATAGCCAAACTACAGCTGTCAGTATGTGGTTTCTAAACACCTTCCAACTTCTCCTGTTTACAGGAGGAATACTCAAggtatttacatttattttaaacaccaCTTTCTTTCTAACAAGTGAAAAGATCCCATTTTAAACTCAGTTCAGCTGAGTTTAGTTCAGCTGGATTTAGTTCAGCTGCCAGTATGAGAGAATCCCACAACATTTCAGGTTGTTTTGTCTatcttattttccttatttttgcaGTAACCTTGATTACTTCAGTACATAACATCCTGCTCAACCCTCCCAGTGAGTTGGTAAGACATTCAAAATAATGTCTGAAACTGCTCTGAAATGTTTCATCATTCTTGcacattttcactgaaaaaatccTGCTTGAATAAAAAACTgagtttttactttttccttgaACAATTCCCTAACACTGGAAAACCCAAGTGGCCCTGAACACCAGGCATGTAAGAACCAATTCCAAGCCTGGTGTGCCACACCTTCCCTCACCCctacaaagacaaaaaataaaaatgagtcaaaaaaaaaaaatcaggaagagaATTTGAACATCACTGTTTATCACAATATATGACAAATGGTCTCAGGTACAACTTTCTACCACCATTTCTTATTTTACAACTGCAACAAGAGTTTGAAGCTACTGAGAGCAGCCACTCTCTTACTATGCAGAAATATAAAGGGATTGATAGAATTAGCTCCTCCATACAACtagaatattaaaaacaatGTGATGTTATCTGCAGAGAGCAACAGATATGGCAAAGAGTCCAAAAATATACTTTATTCCTCCTGTGCTGAAGTGATGCCACCATACAAGTCCCCAGTAATATGAAATCAGCTTTTGGTAACTCATTTTTGAACTAAACTGTTAATTTCAGCACATTTATCCTAAATTTTAAAGACTAAAAATCTCGAAGtccacttattttttttcaacaagtGCATTTCCCAGGAGGTCCATGCTGTCCATCCCTGCGTGTTCCAGGAGTTTGGCTCTGTAGGAAAATTATCTACAACAATCATCTGAACTGATCCATCAGTTCTCCAACCAGAAACAGTtctcataatttaaaaaaatcacttcataatttaaaatatatctgaCACTTTGCTTTGCCTGGAACTAGAATGTACCACCATTAGTAGCTGACTTAGAACATCAACTTGAATTTGTGaaaaaagcttgcaaaaaaaTAGATCAACTTCCAAATGTACAGAAAAGGACATTAGAGCTGATATTTTTGGGTCACTTAATGTATTTCAGAAAGAGTAGCAAGCTGGGAGTGAAGTACTCTATATTACAAATATTCAAACACCTAAGCTGGACTGTTTTACACCTCGAGTGTAGTGCAGGGTTAGTTCCAGACAGGGAATTTGGAAGCAGGTCCAAAGAACTGCAGCTCTGTTCAGTTAGACTTGATCACGTAGGCGGGCCAGTCTCTGTGACAGCTCATCCTGCACagttggaaaacaaaaagggaaaatcaaccatcagcaacaggaaaagcaaCTTTTGCCATCTCATGTCCAGCTGATGATAAATTCTCTCATGGCTTAACAAGAATTGCTTAAGACCTCAAGCATGGCTCTGAGGAAAGAGTTTCAGAACACAAAATTAagcagggaaatgtttttttttaaagaatgtggAATATTTGATAGGACAAAGGGGCTGAAATCCtcccctgggagggtggggaggccctggcacagggtgcccagagaagctgtggctgccccatccctgggagtgtccaaagccaggctggatggggcttggagccacctgggataggggagggtgtccctgcccatggcaggggtggcactggatgagttTTAGGGTCCCTTCCCTTTAACGTTCAGTAAGTGTATTGTTAAAATTACTTTGATAGCAAGATTTTAACCACACAGTTTCCTTGGAACAGCTGAAATAGAATTTAGCAATTTAGCATATTGTTTTGACTGAGTGAAGCATTAATTCTCACATCCCATTTCTGCAGAAAGCATCGACCTCACTGAAATCCAACATTTACCTGTTCTGCTGAGGCCACGCTTGTACCAACAGAACCTGTCTGTCCTTGAGGTAGTTCCATGTTCAGATCAAGGCTAAcaggagaaaacagagcaaacacCAAGTCAGGCATGGGTGGATCAAGGGAGAAGCAGAATAACTGACAGCAGAGGAATAATGAGACAGCACCCCCTGAACACTCCAGAGTTACACATGCTGGTGAGTAATTTTGACTCACGACCAGGACAAGTCAGGTATGTCCAGAGGTAAAAGGAAAATTgagttttttctctgcttccaagAGATAGCTTATAAAACAAGGGTATTTGACCTTAGATATAATCAGCAAGGGTTGTGGGAACCAAGATTTATtctaaagaaatagaaatttcacCTACCCTGCTTCATCTgccatttcctgcaggagcATGTCCACTTGGttctaaaggaaaacaaaatagattGTTGCATTTGGAGTTTCTGACAAACCTCTTGTTAGATTTTCAGAGGAcaggaattattttaacaaaactgatttaaaagTAAATGCCTTTGGCAGAACAGTTTTGGGCTTAACCACTAGAAGGTATGAACTCAAAAATAAGGAGCAGAGGTGCTCAGCagttaaaattacattaattgaACTCTGCCTTGTAAATAATGCTTCTACAGAATTCAACTTAtttgtaaaaaaccccaaacatatACCTGAGTGTTTCAAGTGCTGTTAATGAATAGTTTAGACACATAATTTAAGATCACCttgctaaaatatattttatcattCTTACCTGTGGCGTTGTTAATGTTGTAGTGTTGCTCATTGTGTCTTCCATCTGCTGTGTCTGAACATCCAGTGTCTCAAACTGATGCTCAAATTTGTCCATTAGTGCAGATATCTATGAAAAATATGAATCAAATCACTTATCTTCAGataacagtaaaaatatatCTCAACTGGAAAACTTTTGAGtgaatttccctttttaaaacGTGTGCTTTTGATGTCAGCTCCAAGAAAATTAAGTCTGTTCACCTTTTCCAAGTTCATACTCTTCAAGGTAGCATCCATGGACTTCACCACCCCCGCCATCGACTTTGTAACCTGAAACAAGGGGAAGGACAttattacaaggaaaaaaaagagcagtttaggaacaaattcttccctgtgagggtggtgaggcgctggcacagggtgcccaaagaagctgtggctgcccctgggtccctggaagtgtccaaggccaggctggacggggcttggagcaacctgggataatggaaggtgtccctgcccaaggcaagGGGCAGCACTGGATagactttaaggtcccttccaactcaaattATTCTGGCATTCTGCCATTTCCTACTCAGCTCTCTTATCTCTGTCCACAGAGGTTTGACAGTACCAAACAGGAGGGAACATCCTATTGCCGTCTGGAATGTCATATTTTAAATAGCTCCTACCATTCCCAGCTCTAGAAATTAACTCAGCCACTGAAATACACATTCTGAGGCACAAGTCACTAAAAATGAACTTTCTATGGCATTCATTTCTGTAGATTTGAGACCTGTCTCTGTTAAGGGATACATTTGGTCCACAGATCACAATAAATTAATAAGCAGTAAATTAGCAATTAGAGCAGTAAATTAGTTTATCTTAAACAACTATCTATTGGAATCACAACTTCTACCTCATGACTTTATTTTGATTGAAGGGGAGAAGTATTTTTGTGAAATAATCCAAagagcagctgccagaggaatTCCAGCAGCCGATTTACTCTTGGCTACCTCTAAAACCAAAAGTGAAAGTTCCCAGCTCGTTGCAGCCGGGATGAAGCCACTCCAGAGAGGATGAGAGGTCTCCTCCTCGTCCCTGCAGGATGGGGAGGGCCTCACCTTGCCCATGGTGACAGCAGTCTGGACTCTGGCTGCCACGGCGTCCACGCGGGCGCTCATGCGCAGGAAGTTGATGGCCTGGTTCTTCTGGCGGATGGCGTTCTCCGCGTGGATCCGTGCCACCTCCATGTTCCCCTTCTGGATGGCCTTGGCAAAGAGGGAgacacaaaaggaaaagctttttacCCTCCCCAGCTCTAGTACAAAGGATTCCTGTGTAGTCTGTTTTGGCTTTGAAAGAAACATTAATTAGTCactatatatttttctattaaagaAGTAAACAAATCCCTCTTGCCACAACAGATCCCAAGCATTTCCAAGATGAGAACTCCTAACTTCTTTCCAAGGAAGGCATTGGAAAGAATGCACTTCAAATAGGCAGTTTTGGAGAGCTGCAGAAACACAATTTCTGTTCCTGAGAACAGTTCCAGTCTCAAGACACAAACACAGGCACAGGTGGTACAGCTGTATCTCATGGGCAAAACCACAGCAAATCAACTCAGTCTCTCTCTTCACTACTTCAAGGACTCAAAAGCTGTTTTGAAGTTCCTCTCCACAAGCCCATTTAACACAAGCTGATAAACATGAAGTGGTTTTAACTCTGAGAACAACAGCCTCTACCAAAGCACATACAAGACAATGCTCTAGGGAAGCAAATGCCACGAGCCGTCCATGAGGATGCACAAGGATTTATCCTCATGTTTATTAATAAACACAGGAACATTTATAGTCACATATTTTAAATCGCAAACATTGACCACAAGATTATTAGCATGCACACCAGGGAAATGACAAAACACCAGATGTCTTCCTGCCCTAACAGGCAAGCAACAGATCTAAAAACTTGGTTCAGACTTACCTTCTTAATTTTAgctttctcagccttttcttctttgtcgCATTTTTTGGAGTTCCTGTTGAGCTCCTTTGCAGCAAACTTCAAATTAAACAGGTGTTCTGCAGTGCAAGTTAAGGGACCAAACCTATTTCAGAGTGATAAATCCAACCAGCAAACACCCCCCAAGAGGAACTGAGGGTGGTTCTCTGCCGGTTACTTTCACTCCCATACCCGAAGCCTGCGACTCCCAGTGAAATGATGCGGTTTCCTGACCTGGCTGGAACCCCccatccaaaaaaaacccaaagccacTGAAGAACACAACAAATGAACTGTGTAACAGCAAACTGGCTCAGCTGGCCACAGCCAGCTACAACCCAGTAAGATCCTGGATTTAAATTGTTcatccagctccttcccagccctgggtcATGTGAGTGGTCCCAGGCTCCCCAACAACTCTGTCATCTGACTTTTGGGCAGAGAGTACTTCAGTCACAAAgagaaactttaaaaacaaaagttcaACTGCTTAAACAGAGAGCTCCAAGAAAACAGTAATACAACCCTTCAGAGTGATTTGGAATGACTGCACTAAACTATTACTG
The sequence above is a segment of the Vidua chalybeata isolate OUT-0048 chromosome 14, bVidCha1 merged haplotype, whole genome shotgun sequence genome. Coding sequences within it:
- the CHMP1B gene encoding charged multivesicular body protein 1b, whose product is MSNMEKHLFNLKFAAKELNRNSKKCDKEEKAEKAKIKKAIQKGNMEVARIHAENAIRQKNQAINFLRMSARVDAVAARVQTAVTMGKVTKSMAGVVKSMDATLKSMNLEKISALMDKFEHQFETLDVQTQQMEDTMSNTTTLTTPQNQVDMLLQEMADEAGLDLNMELPQGQTGSVGTSVASAEQDELSQRLARLRDQV